Proteins encoded by one window of Macaca fascicularis isolate 582-1 chromosome 10, T2T-MFA8v1.1:
- the LOC101925950 gene encoding glutathione hydrolase 5 proenzyme isoform X16 — MLVEDIAKEGSQLTLQDLAKFQPEVVDALEVPLGDYTLYSPPPPAGGAILSFILNVLRGFNFSAESVARPEGRVNMYHHLVETLKFARGQRWRLGDPRSHPKLQNASRDLLEETLAQLIRQQIDGRGDHQLSHYSLADAWGHGTGTSHVSVLGEDGSAVAATSTINTPFGAMVYSPRTGIILNNELLDLCERCPRGSGTTPSPAVNGDRVSGAPGGCWPPVPGERSPSSMVPSILISKAQGSKLVIGGAGGELIISAVAQEVQRGLQDRGQNQTQRPFFLNVVQAVSQEGACVYAVSDLRKGGEAAGY, encoded by the exons ATGCTGGTGGAGGACATTGCCAAGGAAG GGAGCCAGCTGACGCTGCAGGACCTGGCCAAGTTCCAGCCCGAGGTAGTGGACGCCCTGGAGGTGCCCCTGGGGGACTATACCCTGTACTCACCACCGCCACCTGCAGGGGGTGCCATTCTCAGCTTCATCCTCAATGTGCTAAGAG GGTTCAACTTCTCAGCAGAGTCTGTGGCCAGGCCTGAGGGGAGGGTGAACATGTACCACCACCTTGTAGAGACGCTCAAGTTTGCCAGGGGGcagaggtggaggctgggggACCCTCGCAGCCACCCGAAGCTCCAG AATGCCTCCCGGGACCTGCTAGAGGAGACCCTGGCCCAGCTCATCCGCCAACAGATCGATGGCCGGGGGGACCACCAGCTCAGCCACTACAGCTTGGCCGATGCCTGGGGCCACGGGACAGGCACATCCCATGTGTCTGTGCTGGGGGAGGATGGCAGTGCCGTGGCTGCCACCAGCACCATCAACACACC CTTTGGAGCGATGGTGTATTCACCACGGACAGGCATCATCCTCAACAACGAGCTCCTGGACTTATGCGAGCGATGCCCCCGGGGTTCCGGCACCACCCCCTCACCTG CAGTGAATGGAGACAGGGTGAGTGGAGCTCCCGGAGGGTGCTGGCCCCCAGTTCCAGGCGAGCGGTCCCCGTCCTCCATGGTGCCCTCCATCCTGATCAGCAAAGCCCAGGGGTCGAAGCTAGTGATTGGCGGGGCTGGCGGGGAGCTCATCATCTCTGCCGTGGCCCAG GAGGTACAGAGGGGACTCCAAGACCGTGGCCAGAACCAGACCCAGAGGCCCTTCTTCTTGAACGTGGTCCAGGCCGTGTCCCAGGAGGGGGCCTGTGTGTATGCCGTCTCGGACCTGAGGAAGGGTGGGGAGGCCGCAGGCTACTGA
- the LOC101925950 gene encoding glutathione hydrolase 5 proenzyme isoform X15 yields MLVEDIAKEGSQLTLQDLAKFQPEVVDALEVPLGDYTLYSPPPPAGGAILSFILNVLRGFNFSAESVARPEGRVNMYHHLVETLKFARGQRWRLGDPRSHPKLQNASRDLLEETLAQLIRQQIDGRGDHQLSHYSLADAWGHGTGTSHVSVLGEDGSAVAATSTINTPFGAMVYSPRTGIILNNELLDLCERCPRGSGTTPSPVNGDRVSGAPGGCWPPVPGERSPSSMVPSILISKAQGSKLVIGGAGGELIISAVAQAIMNKLWLGFDLRAAIAAPILHVNSKGRVEYEPSFSQEVQRGLQDRGQNQTQRPFFLNVVQAVSQEGACVYAVSDLRKGGEAAGY; encoded by the exons ATGCTGGTGGAGGACATTGCCAAGGAAG GGAGCCAGCTGACGCTGCAGGACCTGGCCAAGTTCCAGCCCGAGGTAGTGGACGCCCTGGAGGTGCCCCTGGGGGACTATACCCTGTACTCACCACCGCCACCTGCAGGGGGTGCCATTCTCAGCTTCATCCTCAATGTGCTAAGAG GGTTCAACTTCTCAGCAGAGTCTGTGGCCAGGCCTGAGGGGAGGGTGAACATGTACCACCACCTTGTAGAGACGCTCAAGTTTGCCAGGGGGcagaggtggaggctgggggACCCTCGCAGCCACCCGAAGCTCCAG AATGCCTCCCGGGACCTGCTAGAGGAGACCCTGGCCCAGCTCATCCGCCAACAGATCGATGGCCGGGGGGACCACCAGCTCAGCCACTACAGCTTGGCCGATGCCTGGGGCCACGGGACAGGCACATCCCATGTGTCTGTGCTGGGGGAGGATGGCAGTGCCGTGGCTGCCACCAGCACCATCAACACACC CTTTGGAGCGATGGTGTATTCACCACGGACAGGCATCATCCTCAACAACGAGCTCCTGGACTTATGCGAGCGATGCCCCCGGGGTTCCGGCACCACCCCCTCACCTG TGAATGGAGACAGGGTGAGTGGAGCTCCCGGAGGGTGCTGGCCCCCAGTTCCAGGCGAGCGGTCCCCGTCCTCCATGGTGCCCTCCATCCTGATCAGCAAAGCCCAGGGGTCGAAGCTAGTGATTGGCGGGGCTGGCGGGGAGCTCATCATCTCTGCCGTGGCCCAG GCCATCATGAACAAGCTGTGGCTTGGCTTTGACCTGAGAGCGGCCATTGCAGCCCCCATCCTGCATGTCAACAGTAAGGGCCGTGTGGAGTACGAGCCCAGCTTCAGCCAG GAGGTACAGAGGGGACTCCAAGACCGTGGCCAGAACCAGACCCAGAGGCCCTTCTTCTTGAACGTGGTCCAGGCCGTGTCCCAGGAGGGGGCCTGTGTGTATGCCGTCTCGGACCTGAGGAAGGGTGGGGAGGCCGCAGGCTACTGA